The following coding sequences lie in one Bacillus rossius redtenbacheri isolate Brsri chromosome 13, Brsri_v3, whole genome shotgun sequence genomic window:
- the LOC134538541 gene encoding collagen and calcium-binding EGF domain-containing protein 1-like isoform X1 — protein sequence MAPLCDDLAAWGLAHCLARRAADMARPHCWNSYTIITCLVVTQALTEENFWGDDDGYFIDNMNDIAPVSGPELLQCPSNNVIKTRYKCQVQGEWVDCVRQHCCQNYTYIGGRCLPKGVDPCSLNLCEQRCTVYLQRVICTCYPGYQFNPENQKNGVTPLCEDVDECADSDNNDCEQQCVNTAGGFQCVCGDGFELRADNKTCEPSDTQTEDPQAQAASKSRCYARCDTVSRLHGKVNDLHEKVLALSTAVRLSSFASGPPGPPGRPGPPGPVGPRGFPGPEGTPSETTASGDFTNSILDSFVADEDNKVQPFCRCKRGALGPPGPPGKEGMKGEPGEKGARGPKGNPGSFDFLLLLLADIRHDIQNLQEKVFGEQEAPPFDLQVALQKHRFRESRRRHEGRLVAHFSDDGSGWPSSGDVEDYGEEEYT from the exons ATGGCGCCTCTGTGTGATGACCTCGCCGCCTGGGGCCTGGCTCACTGCCTCGCCAGACGAGCTGCGGACATGGCGAGACCTCACTGCTG GAATTCTTACACAATTATAACGTGCTTGGTCGTGACACAAGCACTGACGGAGGAAAATTTCTGGGGTGATGATGATGGCTACTTCATCGACAACATGAACGATATTGCACCAGTATCTGG GCCAGAGCTGCTGCAGTGTCCTTCCAACAACGTGATCAAGACCCGCTACAAGTGCCAGGTGCAAGGCGAGTGGGTGGATTGTGTGCGCCAGCACTGCTGCCAGAACTACACTTACATTGGAGGCAG GTGTCTTCCGAAAGGAGTGGACCCCTGCTCCTTGAACCTGTGCGAGCAGCGGTGCACCGTGTACTTGCAGAGAGTCATCTGCACGTGCTACCCGGGCTACCAGTTCAACCCGGAGAACCAGAAGAACGGCGTCACGCCATTATGTGAAG ATGTGGACGAGTGCGCCGACAGCGATAACAACGACTGTGAGCAGCAGTGCGTGAACACTGCTGGCGGCTTCCAGTGCGTCTGTGGCGACGGCTTCGAGCTGCGCGCAGACAACAAGACCTGCGAGCCATCAGACACGCAGACCGAGGATCCTCAGGCACAGGCCGCCTCCAAGAGTCGCTGTTACGCCAGGTGCGACACCGTCAGCCGCCTGCATGGCAAGGTCAACGACCTGCACGAGAAG GTGCTGGCGCTAAGTACAGCGGTCCGGCTGTCGAGCTTCGCTTCCGGCCCGCCTGGGCCACCAGGAAGACCTGGGCCTCCCGGGCCTGTGGGTCCACGAGGATTCCCAG GTCCCGAGGGAACACCCTCGGAGACCACAGCTTCTGGAGACTTCACCAACAGCATCCTCGACTCGTTCGTGGCGGACGAGGACAACAAAGTACAGCCCTTCTGCCGATGCAAACGAGGAGCTTTG GGTCCCCCCGGCCCCCCGGGCAAGGAGGGGATGAAAGGCGAGCCAGGAGAGAAAGGTGCTCGGGGTCCCAAGGGCAATCCTGGGTCTTTTGACTTCCTGCTCCTGCTTCTAGCTGACATACGTCACGACATCCAGAACTTACAAGAGAAAGTGTTTGGCGAGCAAGA AGCGCCTCCCTTCGACCTGCAAGTGGCGCTCCAGAAGCACAGGTTCCGGGAGTCTCGCCGGAGGCACGAGGGCAGACTGGTCGCTCACTTCTCCGACGACGGGAGTGGGTGGCCGTCCTCCGGAGACGTGGAGGACTACGGGGAGGAAGAGTACACGTGA
- the LOC134538539 gene encoding protein dpy-30 homolog: MSTNGVDQPAAKESAEPQPSGSNGLSDAAIKVISAEKEAAQAEIPAKKSRVDLQSLPTRQYLDQTVVPILLQALSTLAKER; this comes from the exons TGGACCAGCCGGCCGCCAAGGAGTCGGCGGAGCCCCAGCCCTCTGGGAGCAACGGCCTCTCCGACGCCGCCATC AAGGTGATATCGGCTGAGAAAGAGGCAGCGCAGGCAGAGATACCAGCCAAGAAGTCGAGAGTGGACCTGCAGTCCCTGCCTACCAGGCAGTACCTGGACCAGACAGTGGTGCCCATCTTGCTGCAAGCGCTCTCCACTCTCGCCAAGGAGCGGTGA
- the LOC134538049 gene encoding dosage compensation protein dpy-30-like translates to MCSQAVPGPDSGAHPAASALHSRQGAYLDQTVVPILLQALSTLAKERQYLDQTVVPILLQALSTLAKERQYLDQTVVPILLQALSTLAKERPADPINYLAAFLLKNKSQYDTSSVSTAPSQ, encoded by the exons ATGTGTTCACAGGCAGTACCTGGACCAGACAGTGGTGCCCATCCTGCTGCAAGCGCTCTCCACTCTCGCCAAGGAGCG TACCTGGACCAGACAGTGGTGCCCATCTTGCTGCAAGCGCTCTCCACTCTCGCCAAGGAGCG GCAGTACCTGGACCAGACAGTGGTGCCCATCTTGCTGCAAGCGCTCTCCACTCTCGCCAAGGAGCG GCAGTACCTGGACCAGACAGTGGTGCCCATCTTGCTGCAAGCGCTCTCCACTCTCGCCAAGGAGCG TCCGGCCGACCCCATCAACTACCTAGCAGCGTTCCTGCTGAAGAACAAGTCGCAGTACGACACCAGCTCCGTCTCCACCGCTCCCAGTCAGTGA
- the LOC134538541 gene encoding collagen and calcium-binding EGF domain-containing protein 1-like isoform X2, with product MLGDRSRTSRNSYTIITCLVVTQALTEENFWGDDDGYFIDNMNDIAPVSGPELLQCPSNNVIKTRYKCQVQGEWVDCVRQHCCQNYTYIGGRCLPKGVDPCSLNLCEQRCTVYLQRVICTCYPGYQFNPENQKNGVTPLCEDVDECADSDNNDCEQQCVNTAGGFQCVCGDGFELRADNKTCEPSDTQTEDPQAQAASKSRCYARCDTVSRLHGKVNDLHEKVLALSTAVRLSSFASGPPGPPGRPGPPGPVGPRGFPGPEGTPSETTASGDFTNSILDSFVADEDNKVQPFCRCKRGALGPPGPPGKEGMKGEPGEKGARGPKGNPGSFDFLLLLLADIRHDIQNLQEKVFGEQEAPPFDLQVALQKHRFRESRRRHEGRLVAHFSDDGSGWPSSGDVEDYGEEEYT from the exons GAATTCTTACACAATTATAACGTGCTTGGTCGTGACACAAGCACTGACGGAGGAAAATTTCTGGGGTGATGATGATGGCTACTTCATCGACAACATGAACGATATTGCACCAGTATCTGG GCCAGAGCTGCTGCAGTGTCCTTCCAACAACGTGATCAAGACCCGCTACAAGTGCCAGGTGCAAGGCGAGTGGGTGGATTGTGTGCGCCAGCACTGCTGCCAGAACTACACTTACATTGGAGGCAG GTGTCTTCCGAAAGGAGTGGACCCCTGCTCCTTGAACCTGTGCGAGCAGCGGTGCACCGTGTACTTGCAGAGAGTCATCTGCACGTGCTACCCGGGCTACCAGTTCAACCCGGAGAACCAGAAGAACGGCGTCACGCCATTATGTGAAG ATGTGGACGAGTGCGCCGACAGCGATAACAACGACTGTGAGCAGCAGTGCGTGAACACTGCTGGCGGCTTCCAGTGCGTCTGTGGCGACGGCTTCGAGCTGCGCGCAGACAACAAGACCTGCGAGCCATCAGACACGCAGACCGAGGATCCTCAGGCACAGGCCGCCTCCAAGAGTCGCTGTTACGCCAGGTGCGACACCGTCAGCCGCCTGCATGGCAAGGTCAACGACCTGCACGAGAAG GTGCTGGCGCTAAGTACAGCGGTCCGGCTGTCGAGCTTCGCTTCCGGCCCGCCTGGGCCACCAGGAAGACCTGGGCCTCCCGGGCCTGTGGGTCCACGAGGATTCCCAG GTCCCGAGGGAACACCCTCGGAGACCACAGCTTCTGGAGACTTCACCAACAGCATCCTCGACTCGTTCGTGGCGGACGAGGACAACAAAGTACAGCCCTTCTGCCGATGCAAACGAGGAGCTTTG GGTCCCCCCGGCCCCCCGGGCAAGGAGGGGATGAAAGGCGAGCCAGGAGAGAAAGGTGCTCGGGGTCCCAAGGGCAATCCTGGGTCTTTTGACTTCCTGCTCCTGCTTCTAGCTGACATACGTCACGACATCCAGAACTTACAAGAGAAAGTGTTTGGCGAGCAAGA AGCGCCTCCCTTCGACCTGCAAGTGGCGCTCCAGAAGCACAGGTTCCGGGAGTCTCGCCGGAGGCACGAGGGCAGACTGGTCGCTCACTTCTCCGACGACGGGAGTGGGTGGCCGTCCTCCGGAGACGTGGAGGACTACGGGGAGGAAGAGTACACGTGA
- the LOC134538541 gene encoding collagen and calcium-binding EGF domain-containing protein 1-like isoform X3, whose protein sequence is MRNSYTIITCLVVTQALTEENFWGDDDGYFIDNMNDIAPVSGPELLQCPSNNVIKTRYKCQVQGEWVDCVRQHCCQNYTYIGGRCLPKGVDPCSLNLCEQRCTVYLQRVICTCYPGYQFNPENQKNGVTPLCEDVDECADSDNNDCEQQCVNTAGGFQCVCGDGFELRADNKTCEPSDTQTEDPQAQAASKSRCYARCDTVSRLHGKVNDLHEKVLALSTAVRLSSFASGPPGPPGRPGPPGPVGPRGFPGPEGTPSETTASGDFTNSILDSFVADEDNKVQPFCRCKRGALGPPGPPGKEGMKGEPGEKGARGPKGNPGSFDFLLLLLADIRHDIQNLQEKVFGEQEAPPFDLQVALQKHRFRESRRRHEGRLVAHFSDDGSGWPSSGDVEDYGEEEYT, encoded by the exons GAATTCTTACACAATTATAACGTGCTTGGTCGTGACACAAGCACTGACGGAGGAAAATTTCTGGGGTGATGATGATGGCTACTTCATCGACAACATGAACGATATTGCACCAGTATCTGG GCCAGAGCTGCTGCAGTGTCCTTCCAACAACGTGATCAAGACCCGCTACAAGTGCCAGGTGCAAGGCGAGTGGGTGGATTGTGTGCGCCAGCACTGCTGCCAGAACTACACTTACATTGGAGGCAG GTGTCTTCCGAAAGGAGTGGACCCCTGCTCCTTGAACCTGTGCGAGCAGCGGTGCACCGTGTACTTGCAGAGAGTCATCTGCACGTGCTACCCGGGCTACCAGTTCAACCCGGAGAACCAGAAGAACGGCGTCACGCCATTATGTGAAG ATGTGGACGAGTGCGCCGACAGCGATAACAACGACTGTGAGCAGCAGTGCGTGAACACTGCTGGCGGCTTCCAGTGCGTCTGTGGCGACGGCTTCGAGCTGCGCGCAGACAACAAGACCTGCGAGCCATCAGACACGCAGACCGAGGATCCTCAGGCACAGGCCGCCTCCAAGAGTCGCTGTTACGCCAGGTGCGACACCGTCAGCCGCCTGCATGGCAAGGTCAACGACCTGCACGAGAAG GTGCTGGCGCTAAGTACAGCGGTCCGGCTGTCGAGCTTCGCTTCCGGCCCGCCTGGGCCACCAGGAAGACCTGGGCCTCCCGGGCCTGTGGGTCCACGAGGATTCCCAG GTCCCGAGGGAACACCCTCGGAGACCACAGCTTCTGGAGACTTCACCAACAGCATCCTCGACTCGTTCGTGGCGGACGAGGACAACAAAGTACAGCCCTTCTGCCGATGCAAACGAGGAGCTTTG GGTCCCCCCGGCCCCCCGGGCAAGGAGGGGATGAAAGGCGAGCCAGGAGAGAAAGGTGCTCGGGGTCCCAAGGGCAATCCTGGGTCTTTTGACTTCCTGCTCCTGCTTCTAGCTGACATACGTCACGACATCCAGAACTTACAAGAGAAAGTGTTTGGCGAGCAAGA AGCGCCTCCCTTCGACCTGCAAGTGGCGCTCCAGAAGCACAGGTTCCGGGAGTCTCGCCGGAGGCACGAGGGCAGACTGGTCGCTCACTTCTCCGACGACGGGAGTGGGTGGCCGTCCTCCGGAGACGTGGAGGACTACGGGGAGGAAGAGTACACGTGA